The Chiroxiphia lanceolata isolate bChiLan1 chromosome 4, bChiLan1.pri, whole genome shotgun sequence genome contains a region encoding:
- the PCM1 gene encoding pericentriolar material 1 protein isoform X6 yields the protein MATGGGPFEEGMNDQDLPSWSNESLDDRLNNTDWGSQQKKANRSSEKNKKKLSGEAETRLTNDISPESSPGMGRRKTRTPHSFPHARYMTQMSVPEQAELERLKQRINFSDLDQRSIGSDSQGRATAANNKRQLNESKKPFNFLSMQINTNKSKDPASGSQKKESGVSAQCKELFGAALSKDFLQNCQVSTQEDGRGEQMMDSSQIVSRLVQIRDYIAKASSMRDDLVEKNERSANVERLSHLIDDLKEQEKSYLKFLQKILARENEEDDVRTIDSAVGSGSVGESTSLNIDVQSEASDTTEVSFSLSIRPRIEDKLGNSASQEQVTDIDVTTSPKGKSDRAALNDREIWPCGINSQEHGLLSKARDPQQEAKEELENLKKQHDLLKRMLQQQEQLKALQGRQAALLALQHKAEQAIAVLDDSVVTETTGSVSGVSLTSELNEELNDLIQRFHNQLHDSQTQSVPDNRRQAESLSLTREISQSRNSSVSEHQSDEKAQLFNKMRMLQGKKQKMDKLLGELHTLRDQHLNNSSFFPASGSPQRSIDQRSTTSAASGPVGIVTVVNGEPNSLASAPYPPDSLVSQNESEEDDNLNPTEKLQKLNEVRKRLNELRELVHYYEQTSDMMTDAVNENTKEEEETEESESDSEHEDPQPVTNIRSNPQGISSWSEINSNSNVQCGSNNRDGRHLNTDCEINNRSAANIRTLKMSSALDCHNRENDKDLDLPQGEDDEVEEDRVSEDSVSSHRSSLGDAAGDAEFEQKINRLIAAKQKLRRLQNLAAMVQDDDSEAQGTIANASNIDDLLGEMEETKQQPNNVRPSTSKLKKDVRLNEKAREKFYEAKLQQQQRELKQLQEERRKLIEIQEKIQVLQKACPDLQLSAGLSKCPANRQTSQATLTPAMNEFNTAGKPLCDQSVTVGNELWSEMRRHEILREELRQRRKQLEALMAEDQRRRELAETISTVAASVKSEGSEAQCTPQQNKTEKTMATWGGSTQCALEEENGDEDGYVSDGVGQAEEEEEDASSLNDSFSIYPNNNIPENAYFVKENKDRWKNCRPLSADGNYRPVSKARQHQNISMRRQENLRWISELSYVEEKEQWQEQINQLKKQHEFSVSICQTLMQDQQTLSCLLQTLLTGPYSMMPNNVASSQVHLIMHQLNQCYTQLTWQQSNVQRLKQMLNDLMRQQEQQCQEKPSRKERGSSAPPPPSPVFCPFSFPPQPVNLINVPGFTNFSSFAPGINYNPVFPSGFGDFVHNISPHSSDQQEQQHPLDNNASGKTEYMAFPKPFESSSSNGTENQRSHRQPEEEMEKRSTWFNDSQEMKKDDQFQLRAGFAVSVQNVASGHKNQSDMSQRREFDEESLESFSSMPDPVDPTTVTKTFRSRKASAQASLASKDKTPKSKNKRKSSSQLKGRIKNTGYESASASSVCEPCKSTKSRQSDEVVHAKVFSKRNREQLEKIIKYSRSTEMSSETGSDLSMFEALRDTIYSEVATLISQNESRPHFLIELFHELQLLNTDYLRQRALYALQDIVTRHLSENNEKGKCAKSLNSATWMASNSELTPSESLASTDDETFGKNFPTEACQDCEQNDADNGSTMSTSSNFEPFATDDLGNTVIHLDKALSWMREYERMKIEAESTLDSEGCSSNFQGASTAKLEGPGTSECQPMAQSSEVSAIPCPRIDTQQLDRQIKAIMKEVIPFLKEHMDEVCSSQLLTSVRRMVLTLTQQNDESKEFVKFFHKQLGSILQDSLAKFAGRKLKDCGEDLLVEISEVLFNELAFFKLMQDLDNNSISVKQRCKRKIETTEAIQSYAKEAKKGLQVDVCSSAEDVDEDKDKDETEMVKQVQDSEMCAGNGVPESNRSDASDQEEDEESDSGPVAISLSKAETQPLTNYGSGEDENEDEEIEFEEGPVDVQTSLQASSETTTENEQNSNQELSKAKSSEILSSEQESVNIKGEQDVATIVPHYLNVKENTPPLTINTPESFIAATVKTEESSSSLPVNETQTLDTTCAGNKSGASSESSMAGSPDTESPVLVNEYEAGSGNVSQKSDEDDFVKVEDLPLKLAVYSEADLMKKMETEAQTNSLSDELLDGGGARDQELVGDAQTLKEPEAFGTQNA from the exons ATGGCAACAGGAGGTGGTCCCTTTGAAGAAGGCATGAATGATCAGGACTTGCCCAGCTGGAGCAATGAGAGCCTTGATGACCGGCTGAACAACACG GACTGGGGAAGTcaacagaagaaagcaaacagatcttcagaaaaaaacaagaaaaagcttAGTGGAGAAGCTGAAACAAGGCTTACTAATGATATATCTCCAGAATCCTCACCTGGAATGGGACGACGGAAGACCAGAACTCCTCATAGTTTTCCTCATGCTCGGTACATGACCCAGATGTCTGTTCCAGAGCAGGCTGAACTAGAAAGGCTTAAACAAAGAATAAACTTCAGTGATCTGGATCAG AGAAGCATTGGAAGTGACTCTCAAGGCAGGGCAACGGCTGCTAACAACAAACGTCAActtaatgaaagcaaaaaaccaTTCAACTTCCTATCAATGCAGATTAACACTAACAAAAGCAAAGATCCTGCCTCAGGTtcccagaaaaaggaaagtgggGTTTCAGCGCAGTGTAAAGAGTTGtttggagctgctctgagcaaGGATTTCTTGCAAAATTGTCAAGTCTCTACTCAAGAAGATGGAAGAGGAGAACAAATGATGGATAGTAGCCAG ATTGTGAGCAGACTAGTTCAAATTCGCGACTATATTGCTAAGGCCAGCTCCATGCGGGATGATCTtgtagagaaaaatgaaagatcGGCCAATGTTGAGCGTTTATCGCACCTTATAGATGACCTTAAAGAGCAGGAGAAATCCTATCTGAAATTTTTGCAAAAGATACTT GCTAGAGAAAATGAGGAGGATGATGTTCGGACTATAGATTCAGCTGTGGGATCTGGTTCTGTAGGTGAGAGCACATCGCTAAACATTGATGTGCAGTCTGAGGCTTCAGATACCACG GAGGTATCTTTTAGCTTGAGCATTCGGCCCCGCATTGAGGACAAACTAGGGAATTCAGCTTCACAGGAACAGGTTACAGACATTGATGTTACAACAAGCCCTAAAGGGAAAAgtgacagagctgctctgaatGACAGGGAAATCTGGCCCTGTGGGATTAATAGCCAGGAACATGGATTGCTTTCAAAG GCCAGAGATCCTCAACAGGAAGCGAAAGAGGAGTTGGAGAACTTGAAAAAGCAGCATGATTTATTGAAAAGGATGCTACAACAGCAGGAGCAGTTGAAGGCTCTTCAAGGGAGACAGGCAGCTCTTCTTGCTTTGCAGCATAAAGCAGAGCAAGCCATTGCTGTCCTGGATGATTCTG TTGTAACAGAGACTACAGGCAGTGTTTCAGGAGTAAGCCTTACATCAGAACTGAATGAAGAATTGAATGACTTAATTCAGCGCTTTCACAACCAACTTCATGATTCTCAG ACACAATCTGTGCCAGATAATAGAAGGCAAGCAGAAAGTCTTTCACTTACCAGAGAGATTTCACAAAGCAGAAACTCTTCGGTGTCTGAACACCAGTCAGATGAGAAGGCACAGCTTTTTAACAAGATGCGAATGTTGCAGggtaaaaagcaaaaaatggaCAAACTATTGGGAGAACTTCATACTCTTCGTGACCAACATCTAAATAACTCCTCCT TTTTTCCTGCTTCAGGTTCTCCTCAAAGGAGTATTGATCAAAGAAGTACAACTTCAGCTGCTTCTGGTCCTGTAGGCATAGTAACTGTTGTCAATGGAGAACCAAATAGCCTGGCATCTGCTCCCTATCCTCCTGATTCCCTCGTTTCTCAAAATGAGAGTGAAGAGGATGACAATCTAAATCCAACAGAAAAGCTTCA gaagCTAAATGAGGTTCGTAAGAGGCTGAACGAGTTACGTGAGTTAGTTCACTACTATGAGCAAACATCTGATATGATGACAGATGCTGTAAATGAAAACActaaggaggaggaagaaacagaagaatcaGAAAGTGATTCAGAACATGAGGATCCACAGCCTGTTACAAATATTAGGTC AAACCCTCAAGGAATCAGTAGTTGGAGTGAAATAAATAGCAACTCAAATGTACAGTGTGGAAGTAATAACAGAGATGGAAGACACCTTAATACAGACTGTGAAATAAACAACCGATCTGCTGCTAATATAAGGACTCTAAAGATGTCTTCTGCTCTAG ACTGTCATAATAGGGAGAATGACAAAGACCTTGATCTACCCCAaggtgaagatgatgaagtGGAAGAAGACAGAGTTAGTGAAGATTCCGTGTCTAGTCACAGAAGCAGCCTGGGTGATGCTGCTGGAGATGCTGAGTTTGAGCAGAAGATCAATAGGCTTATAGCTGCAAAACAGAAACTTAGACGGTTACAAAACCTTGCTGCTATGGTGCag GATGATGATTCAGAAGCTCAAGGAACAATTGCAAATGCATCTAATATTGATGACTTGTTGGGTGAGATGGAAGAGACAAAGCAACAACCAAACAATGTCCGACCTAGTACcagcaagttaaaaaaagatGTACGACTGAATGAAAAAGCAAG AGAGAAGTTTTATGAAGCtaaacttcagcagcagcaacgGGAGCTTAAGCAGttacaagaagaaagaagaaaactaattgaaattcaagaaaaaattcaaGTGTTACAGAAAGCTTGTCCTGACCTTCAA TTGTCAGCTGGCCTGAGTAAGTGCCCAGCAAATAGACAGACTTCACAAGCGACACTGACTCCAGCCATGAATGAGTTTAACACAGCTGGCAAGCCTTTATGTGATCAGTCTGTAACAGTAGGCAATGAG TTATGGTCTGAGATGAGAAGACATGAGATTTTAAGAGAAGAACTGCgacagagaagaaagcaacTTGAAGCTTTAATGGCTGAAGATCAGAGGAGGAGAGAGCTCGCAGAAACAATATCTACTGTAGCTGCATCTGTTAAAAGTGAAGGATCAGAAGCTCAGTGTACTCCACAGCAGAATAAGACAGAAAA GACAATGGCTACCTGGGGAGGTTCTACCCAGTGTGCACTAGAGGAAGAGAATGGAGATGAAGACGGTTATGTCTCTGATGGAGTTGGTCAggcagaagaagaggaagaagatgcATCAAGTTTGAATGACAGCTTCTCTATTTATCCCAATAACAACATACCAGAAAATGCCtattttgttaaagaaaacaaggataG GTGGAAAAACTGCCGTCCTCTTTCAGCAGATGGGAATTACCGTCCAGTGTCTAAGGCCAGGCAACACCAAAACATAAGTATGCGGCGTCAGGAGAACCTTCGGTGGATATCTGAACTTTCTTATgtggaagaaaaggaacaatGGCAAGAGCAGATCAATCAGTTGAAGAAACAGCATGAATTTAGTGTCAGCATTTGTCAAACTTTGATGCAGGATCAGCAG aCCCTCTCTTGCCTTCTACAGACATTGCTTACAGGCCCATACAGTATGATGCCAAATAATGTTGCATCTTCACAAGTACATCTTATTATGCATCAATTAAACCAGTGTTACACTCAACTGACTTGGCAGCAGAGTAATGTCCAAAG gCTGAAACAAATGTTAAATGATCTTATGCGCCAGCAAGAACAACAGTGTCAAGAGAAGCCatcaagaaaggagagaggcagTAGTGCACCACCGCCTCCATCTCCTGTTTTCTGTCCATTCAGCTTTCCTCCCCAACCTGTGAACCTCATCAATGTTCCAGGATTTActaatttttcctcctttgctccag GTATTAATTATAATCCAGTGTTCCCTTCTGGTTTTGGAGATTTTGTACACAATATTTCCCCACACAGCAGTGATCAGCAGGAGCAACAACATCCTCTAGATAATAATGCTTCTGGTAAAACTGAGTATATGGCATTCCCCAAACCTTTTGAAAGCAGTTCTTCTAATGGAACAGAAAACCAAAG GAGTCATAGACAACCTgaagaggaaatggaaaaaagatcAACTTGGTTTAATGATagccaggaaatgaaaaaagatgATCAGTTTCAGCTGAGAGCAGGTTTTGCAGTTTCAGTACAAAATGTTGCTTCTGGTCACAAAAATCAGTCTGATATGAGCCAGAGAAGAGAGTTTGATGAAGAGTCTTTGGAGAGTTTTAGTAGCATGCCTGATCCAGTAGACCCAACGACTGTGACAAAAACATTTAGGTCTAGAAAAGCATCAGCACAAGCAAGCTTGGCATCAAAAGATAAAACGCCCAAATCAAAGAATAAGAGGAAGAGTTCTTCTCAGCTAAAAGgcagaattaaaaatactg GTTATGAAAGTGCAAGTGCTTCTAGTGTGTGTGAACCCTGCAAGAGCACTAAAAGCAGGCAGTCTGATGAGGTGGTTCATGCAAAGGTGTTCAGCAAAAGGAATCgggaacagctggaaaaaataattaaatacagtAGATCTACAGAAATGTCTTCAG aaactgGTAGTGATCTTTCTATGTTTGAAGCTTTGCGAGACACAATTTATTCTGAAGTGGCAACTCTTATTTCACAAAATGAGTCTCGTCCCCACTTTCTTATTGAACTTTTCCATGAGCTTCAGCTGCTAAATACAGATTATCTGAGGCAAAGGGCTCTGTATGCTTTACAG GATATAGTAACCAGACATTTATCAGAGAACAATGAAAAAGGGAAGTGTGCAAAATCACTGAATTCTGCAACATGGATGGCATCAAATTCTGAACTCACTCCCAGTGAAAGCCTTGCCTCTACAGATGAT GAAACTTTTGGCAAGAACTTTCCTACAGAAGCATGTCAAGATTGTGAACAAAATGATGCAGACAATGGGAGTACTATGTCTACATCTTCAAATTTTGAACCCTTTGCCACTGATGACCTTG GGAACACAGTGATTCACTTAGATAAAGCTTTGTCTTGGATGAGGGAATATGAGCGTATGAAAATTGAAGCTGAAAGTACCCTTGACTCTGAGGGCTGCTCTAGTAATTTTCAGGGTGCTTCTACTGCTAAATTAGAAG GTCCAGGTACCAGTGAATGTCAGCCTATGGCACAGTCAAGTGAAGTTTCTGCTATTCCATGTCCTCGTATAGATACTCAGCAGCTTGACCGGCAGATTAAAGCAATTATGAAAGAGGTTATTCCTTTTCTGAAG GAACACATGGATGAAGTATGTTCTTCTCAGTTACTGACATCAGTAAGACGTATGGTCTTGACTCTTACACAACAAAATGATGAAAGTAAAGAATTTGTGAAGTTCTTTCATAAGCAACTTGGCAGTATACTTCAG gATTCACTGGCGAAATTTGCTGGTAGAAAATTAAAAGACTGTGGCGAGGATCTTCTTGTGGAGATCTCTGAAGTGTTATTTAATGAATTAGCCTTTTTTAAACTTATGCAAGACTTGGACAACAACAGTATTTCTGTAAAGCAGAGGTGTAAACGAAAAATAGAAACTACTGAAGCGATACAGTCTTATGCTAAagag GCAAAAAAAGGTCTCCAGGTGGATGTTTGTTCATCTGCTGAAGATGTCGATGAGGACAAA GACAAGGatgagactgaaatggttaaacAAGTACAGGACTCAGAAATGTGTGCTGGTAATGGAGTTCCCGAAAGCAATAGGTCTGATGCGTCTGAtcaagaggaagatgaggaaagTGATAGTGGTCCAGTGGCAATAA GTTTATCAAAAGCAGAAACCCAACCTCTGACTAACTATGGCAGTGGAGAAGATGAGaatgaagatgaagaaattgAATTTGAGGAAGGACCTGTTGATGTGCAGACATCACTACAAGCCAGCAGTGAAACAACAACTGAAAATGAACAG AATTCAAACCAAGAATTGAGTAAGGCAAAAAGCAGTGAGATTTTGTCATCAGAACAAGAATCTGTTAATATTAAAG GTGAACAAGATGTGGCTACAATTGTGCCTCATTACCTCAATGTCAAGGAGAATACACCACCTTTAACAATCAATACCCCAGAATCCTTTATAGCAGCCactgtgaaaacagaagaatcAAGCTCATCTTTACCAGTAAATGAAACACAAACATTAGATACCACATGTGCAGGAAACAAATCCGGTGCAAGTTCTGAAAGCTCCATGGCTGGCAGCCCTGATACGGAGTCCCCTGTGCTGGTGAATGAATAT GAAGCTGGTTCTGGAAATGTAAGTCAAAAATCTGATGAAGATGACTTTGTGAAGGTTGAAGACTTGCCCCTCAAACTTGCTGTATATTCAGAG GCAgatttaatgaagaaaatggaaacagaggCACAAACCAACAGTTTGTCTGATGAATTACTGGATGGAGGTGGAGCTCGAGATCAAGAATTAGTAGGAGATGCCCAAACTTTGAAAGAACCtg